In the genome of Agromyces sp. Leaf222, one region contains:
- a CDS encoding aminotransferase class V-fold PLP-dependent enzyme: protein MIDTAARTDVRSVRTDAAAGPIPDGASPLAQLTDAGLEVPVLGGATVRHVNLDVAASAPALQAVAAHVTRVLPYYSSVHRGSGYPSQAATALVEDARVSVARHVGARDGDLVVFTRNTTEALNLLATAVPGDTVVLDIEHHANLLPWRNRRVVVARASIAETLVALETELAARPAALLSVTGASNVTGEVLPIAELARIAHAHGARIAVDAAQLLPHRRIDVAASDLDFVAFSGHKAYAPFGAGALIGRADWLDAAPPFLAGGGAVENVAVDRVEWRTGPDRHEAGTPNVVGIAALARALVELERLGDAEREAHEAGLTARLHDGLASLPGVRVIRGFDDATDRLAIATVELDRGSVGLVAAALGAEHGISVRAGRFCAHPFFDRVSSRSNGLRASLGAGSTIDDVDRFIAALGLLVTDGPAHEYSRTPDGWCPVTDDRPRASFD, encoded by the coding sequence GTGATCGACACCGCAGCACGCACCGACGTGCGATCGGTGCGCACGGATGCCGCGGCCGGCCCGATCCCCGACGGCGCCTCGCCGCTCGCGCAACTGACCGACGCCGGCCTCGAGGTGCCCGTGCTCGGCGGAGCAACGGTGCGGCACGTGAACCTCGACGTCGCGGCATCCGCACCCGCACTGCAGGCCGTCGCAGCCCACGTCACGAGGGTGCTGCCGTACTACTCGAGCGTGCACCGCGGCAGCGGCTACCCGTCGCAGGCCGCGACCGCGCTCGTCGAAGACGCCCGCGTGAGCGTCGCCCGCCACGTCGGCGCCCGCGACGGCGACCTCGTCGTGTTCACCCGCAACACGACCGAGGCGCTCAACCTGCTCGCGACCGCCGTGCCCGGCGACACCGTGGTGCTCGACATCGAGCACCACGCGAACCTGCTGCCGTGGCGAAACCGACGCGTCGTCGTCGCCCGCGCGAGCATCGCCGAGACGCTCGTCGCGCTCGAGACCGAGCTCGCCGCGCGCCCGGCGGCGCTGCTCTCGGTGACGGGTGCCTCCAACGTCACGGGCGAGGTGCTGCCGATCGCCGAGCTCGCACGCATCGCGCACGCGCACGGCGCCCGCATCGCCGTCGACGCCGCCCAGCTGCTGCCGCACCGGCGCATCGACGTCGCGGCATCCGACCTCGACTTCGTCGCGTTCTCTGGCCACAAGGCGTACGCGCCCTTCGGCGCCGGCGCGCTCATCGGCCGGGCCGACTGGCTCGACGCCGCCCCGCCGTTCCTCGCCGGCGGCGGCGCGGTCGAGAACGTCGCCGTCGATCGCGTCGAGTGGCGGACCGGCCCCGACCGCCACGAGGCCGGCACACCGAACGTCGTCGGCATCGCCGCACTCGCCCGTGCGCTCGTCGAGCTCGAACGCCTCGGCGACGCCGAACGCGAGGCGCACGAGGCCGGGCTCACCGCCCGCCTGCACGACGGCCTCGCGTCGCTGCCCGGCGTGCGCGTCATCCGCGGATTCGACGACGCGACCGACCGGCTCGCCATCGCGACCGTCGAGCTCGACCGCGGGTCGGTCGGCCTCGTCGCCGCCGCCCTCGGCGCCGAGCACGGCATCTCGGTGCGCGCCGGCCGCTTCTGCGCGCACCCGTTCTTCGACCGCGTCTCGTCGCGCTCGAACGGGCTCCGCGCCAGCCTCGGCGCCGGATCCACCATCGACGACGTCGACCGCTTCATCGCGGCGCTCGGCCTGCTCGTGACCGACGGCCCCGCGCACGAGTACTCGCGCACGCCCGACGGCTGGTGTCCCGTGACCGACGACCGGCCGCGCGCCTCGTTCGACTGA
- a CDS encoding NtaA/DmoA family FMN-dependent monooxygenase (This protein belongs to a clade of FMN-dependent monooxygenases, within a broader family of flavin-dependent oxidoreductases, the luciferase-like monooxygenase (LMM) family, some of whose members use coenzyme F420 rather than FMN.): MTRLIIGAMVRAIGAYPSGWRYPGAHRDPRHDAGVLRLTARLAEEARLDYLFFGDWLATGHDLEHHDPYLVARIDPLSTISHLAAVTDRIGLIATVDSTYADPYTVARATASIDLLSGGRAGLNLVTSADPRAAANHGVDFDRANPSRYDRAVEFEAVLRRLWDSFDDDAIVADAATGRFLAPGSLHETGFRGQHVRSAGPLNVLRPVQGHLPIVRSGASPRSQLIAAQSADLALVAANDLAHAVSVREELRALAFESGRDDRTLKVIAPVLPIVGETRADAQQLADELSELMQIVEDWPDGPPPGFPASRSLASLSPLVGVDLTGRSPDLAVTPAIAAQFGAAGQQLVEIVAERTGRTPGGTRPPTLRHLVVAAAVNAPIIVGTADDIAGEFETWGEAGAVDGFNVLSAVQPSQFEAFTTLVAPELVRRGVLPPAYEGETLREHLGLTRPESSFAQPSYAGAHI, from the coding sequence ATGACCAGACTCATCATCGGCGCGATGGTGCGCGCGATCGGCGCCTACCCGTCGGGCTGGCGCTATCCGGGTGCGCACCGCGACCCGCGCCACGACGCCGGCGTGCTGCGCCTGACCGCGCGGCTCGCCGAGGAGGCCCGTCTCGACTACCTCTTCTTCGGCGACTGGCTCGCGACGGGCCACGACCTCGAGCACCACGACCCCTACCTCGTGGCCCGCATCGACCCGCTCTCGACGATCTCGCACCTGGCGGCGGTGACCGACCGCATCGGGCTCATCGCGACGGTCGACTCGACCTACGCCGACCCGTACACGGTCGCGCGGGCGACGGCCTCGATCGACCTGCTCTCGGGCGGGCGTGCCGGGCTCAACCTCGTGACCTCGGCCGATCCGCGTGCGGCGGCGAACCACGGGGTCGACTTCGACCGCGCGAATCCGAGCCGCTACGACCGGGCGGTCGAGTTCGAGGCGGTGCTGCGCCGCCTCTGGGACTCCTTCGACGACGACGCGATCGTGGCGGATGCCGCGACGGGCCGGTTCCTCGCCCCCGGCAGCCTGCACGAGACCGGCTTCCGCGGCCAGCACGTGCGCTCCGCCGGACCGTTGAACGTGCTGCGGCCCGTGCAGGGACACCTGCCGATCGTGCGCTCGGGCGCCTCGCCGCGCTCGCAGCTCATCGCCGCGCAGAGCGCCGACCTCGCCCTCGTCGCCGCGAACGACCTCGCGCACGCCGTCTCGGTGCGCGAGGAGCTGCGCGCCCTCGCGTTCGAGTCCGGGCGAGACGACCGCACCTTGAAGGTCATCGCACCCGTGCTGCCGATCGTCGGCGAGACCCGCGCCGATGCGCAGCAGCTCGCCGACGAGCTCTCGGAGCTCATGCAGATCGTCGAGGACTGGCCCGACGGCCCGCCGCCGGGGTTCCCGGCGTCGCGCTCGCTCGCGAGCCTGTCGCCGCTCGTCGGCGTCGACCTCACGGGCCGCTCGCCCGACCTCGCGGTGACCCCCGCCATCGCGGCGCAGTTCGGCGCAGCGGGGCAGCAGCTCGTCGAGATCGTCGCCGAGCGAACCGGGCGCACGCCGGGCGGCACCCGGCCGCCGACCCTGCGGCACCTCGTCGTCGCCGCGGCCGTGAACGCCCCGATCATCGTGGGCACGGCCGACGACATCGCCGGCGAGTTCGAGACCTGGGGCGAGGCCGGAGCAGTCGACGGGTTCAACGTGCTCTCCGCGGTGCAGCCGTCGCAGTTCGAGGCGTTCACGACCCTCGTCGCGCCCGAGCTCGTGCGTCGCGGCGTACTGCCGCCGGCCTACGAGGGCGAGACGCTGCGCGAGCACCTCGGGCTGACGCGGCCAGAGAGCAGCTTCGCGCAGCCGAGCTACGCGGGCGCCCACATCTGA